GAAGAGACCGGTAGGAAGCGTAGCTAAACCGAGGGTTGACGGTTATCTTGAGTATACACTGTAAGTCATGTTTAGCTTCTATGTTGTTTAAGACTAGGTGGTTTAGTGGTGGGGGGTGTGAAAAAATGTTATGTGAATCAgacccgtttggaagagcttaatGGAACTTATATTGTTGTATAAATGCTTATGCTAGTgtttggaagagtttatatAATAGCTCATGACCTATCTATGAGTTGTTTTGAGGTTATTTTTATAAGTtgctcaaattagcttatgaataaacactcatattcaataagcttctaaaattagcttatgaataaataCTTATGCGATAGGTACTTATTGCCATTCATTAATATGTTTACTCAAACAAACCCTTAATATTTTCATCCCAGCTCTTTCCAAAAGTTTTCTTGAAATCTGAAAGGCTCATCTAATGAACAATATAAAATTTTATGTTTATATTTAGATATTGGTGTTCTTATGGTCCTGAAGACTACCGAGAGAGTGACTTGAGTTTAGAGGATGGCACAAGCACCAAACCTGCTTCAGGGAAGGGGAGCAGGCCAGGTAGGCGTCACATGATGAGAGGCTGCCTTTGTCATTTCACGATTAAAAGACTATACACCAGACCCCTTCTTGCCCTGATCATATATAACCAAAGAAGGCATGTTGATAAATCAGGGGCACCGTGCCATGGAATGCTCGACAGGGATGCTGTAGGGACAAGAGCTATGTATGCTCCACGAATTTCAGATGAGTTACGGCAGAAAGTGATGTCTATGCTTTATGTTGGAATGTCTCTGGACAATATAATACAGCATCATGCAGAGGTGATGCAGAAGCAAGGCGGGCCACAAAACCGTGATGATTTTCTCACTCGAAATGATGTGCGCAACATGGAAAGGACTATTCGTAATTCTTCACTTGAGCTACAGGGAAATGATGAATACAGTGTAAAGACATGGGTGCAGCGTAATCAGAAGCATGTTTTTTATTTCCAAGATAACTCGGGTTCAGAATCTCTTGTTTTAGGTATTCAGACAGATTGGCAGCTGCAGCAAATGCTTCGTTATGGAAGCAATGGCTTCATTTGTTTTCATTCAAAATTTGGCTTGAAGAAGCTTAAGGTATTATACATTTACCTTTTCAAACAAGGAAAATATTATTGTTATTAAGTTTGTTGCACCTGAAGTGAGGACTTGCCAAAAGGTATAGGTTTTAGCGTATTTACGGTAACTATTGATGAGGAAAAACAAATCTAGTAGAATATCTCGTTCATCTGCAATAAAAAGTTTTACTTGGATCAATAAAGTCATGAATAGTATATAAGCCTCCTTTTTGTTTATGAtaaaactcaattatttcagcTCAAAATGTcttatattttttctcttcttgtcCCTGACAGCACCCCGTATGCTCTTTACTTGTTTTCGATTCATCTCAAAATGCAATTCCAGTTGCTTGGATCATCGCTTCATCTTTTGTTGGTAAAGATATTCATAAGTGGATAGTATTGCTATCTGAAAGATTACGAGCCAAGGATCCCAGATGGCGGCCTAATGCTATTTTGTTGGATGATCCATCTTTTAACTATTCTATCATAAGGTATAGAAGAGATTGGTGTGGTTCATTTTCAGTTTCATGATACTTCTTTGTGTATTTAGGAGAACCTACCTAATAGCAAATGGAGTGAGATCTTTCTCATTGCAGAGAGGCCTTCCAGTGTCGCATCCTACTATGTGCCTGGCATGTTCGCCGTGCTTGGATAAAAAAACTTTTCAAGAAATGCTGCAACTTTGAGGTACAACGGGAGATGTTTAGGCACTTGGGATGGATTCTGTACTCTACGAGATGTGGACCAAATGCCATGGATGCAGTTGAAGAGCTTATGCAGATTTTTGTCGACCAGTGTGCCTTCATGGACTATTTCAAGAGTCAATGGTTACCTATTATAGGTATTTTTCAAGTGATGTTCATAATCAATATTCTATCTGAATGCTCTGGGATTCATATTTTATTTCCAATTCATTTCCTTCTAAGTTGCCTTCAGTTTTGCTGGGAGACAGTCACACTAGCATTTCTACTATAAGAAATTTTTTCCTAACTATTATTGGAGTATCCAAACATTTGAACATCCTGAGCATTACTACTATTTCTCAAATGATAGAATTACTGTGCTTTCTCATGCAGATATGTGGATTAGTGGCATTAAGTCACTCCCTGCGACGACTCCTGAGCCACATGCTGCAATAGAATCCTATCACCTAAGACTAAAATCCACGCTTTTGAAGGCGAATTATGCTAATTTCTGGTCTAGAGCTGACTGGTTAATCCACACTTTAACTACTGAATTTCACTCATTATACTGGCTAGATCAGTACAGTTTAGAAACTGGTTATCTTGAGAATCTACGAGCTGACTCTTTCTCCACTAATGCTTGGTATCATGCTCTTCATATTCCAGATGTTGATGTGGTACTGGATGAGCAAAATCTCAATCTTGCCAAAGTTTTATCCCAGACTGACCGAAGCTTGGTCTACACAGTTTGGAATCCTGGTTCAGAATTTTCACTTTGTGATTGTTCCTGGTCTAGGCTGGGAAACCTGTGTAAACATGTCATCAAGGTGGCAACTTTCTGTAGAAGTCAGCAGGTTGCAAGACCATTATTGTCTGCTCAAGTTTATAAACAAGCTTTGCTCACCCTTCTCCATAATCCTCCGGATGATCCCTTAGTTCTTGATCATACCGTTCTACATGTGGCCCGTTTGCAACAAGACATTAAAGCCCTGGAAGACTTGTCAAATAGTGGATTACTCCAGCCTGTAGTCCCTGATTTAAGTTCTCAAATGGCTGATAATCCTCTGCTTTTTCAGCGCTTCCCATGACTGGCCTTGTTTGAAAGGAGGCCTATGGTCAGTTTAAAGGACACTTCATTGCTTATTCATTTGAGACTACTTTCGTCCAGCAGTCAATTTGGAAGCATTTGAAAGGATATATTTTTGCTTTTAAGAAGGTTGCACAACTATTGAGTTCATAAAACCGCAACACCCTGCTCAGAGAAGTAATTTTCTTGACATGCTCCATATGGTCCTATACCATTATGTCATTGTTTTTTCCTTGggattttctctttctttttaggAGGGGTGTTGGGGTGGGAGGGGGAGGGACTTATGTTATTGAATTTCAATTCAGAATCTGTGTTACACACAAACACACCTCATGCATTGGTTCTTTTCAAGTAAGCTAAAAGTTCTTTACTTTCCACATGCAGTGTAGGTGGAGTTTGACCTATGGTTATATTTGAGGCTATTTGAGGTTTTTGGTGGCTTCTCCGTAGTATATTTGAGGCTGGGATCACGTTGAGGTAGGTAACATGTATAGAAACTTTAAGGTTCTTTGTAGATTAAACCACCATTTAGTATAAGCAAATATTTCTCAAATGATCAGATCTAATATAACAAATCCATCTCTATGCTTTGCTTTACTTTAATTATACCTAATATCATTTAGTCTATGTTTCCTAGCCAGTGTTCCTTTCAATTAACAGATTGATCATTATCTTCTAGCTGCAGTGCTCGGGAGTTTGATCCATTGTTTTCGTATCAGCTTGCAGAAGATAATTACAAGAATTGGAGGTATTTAAAGTCTTACACTTTGTGCTGAAAATGCCATTCAACTTGACAACTTATGAACTAGACAGGTGAATTAGCATTTTAATGTTTGATTCCCACCATACATTATATGTTGATTTGTTATATTTGCTTGTTGATTTGATGATTTGGATGGAGGTCATGATTATTGAAGGAGATATTCATGTGGTTGGGCATCCTGTAATTTCAGTTATGGTCTCTTGGTGGAGGATCCTCTGGTGACAAATCATTTGTGGGATGCCAAGTAATAAAAGGTGCATAGGCAATGAGCCAATCCGACCTCTTAAAAGTTCAACAAGAGCATCATCAGAAGAGCTATTGCTATCTCAAAAAGGAGCTGTTGTCCGATAAGATTTCCACAGTTGAGCTATCAACCACTTGAATAGCTGAGTGAGATAAACTGAAAGCTCAAGTCAGGACACTATATATGTTTCTTTCTTTCCATCCGGGGGGGTAGACCACTCAATGCGTGCTAGTTGCATTGGTtaaaagtggttgtttgaaTCTCTAAGTTCAAAGTTTGATCCTTAGGAGCCCGTTTTTAGGGGATCATTTGGTCACCACACCTTGAAATTACGAGACCAATTTAGTACACAAAATAAAGGAGTAGtctcatttggggattaggcaTATCAAGGACACTTGTGTTCCTTGATCACATATCCTGAATTCCTGACCTTTcctttgctttttttttattttgttttgtttttgtcaaAATTTGTCCTTTACTAATGATGAATGAATAGTATCCGCATGCTTTGCGTAGCGAATTTGTGTGTTATAGCAGCTTGTAACGTGACACATTAAGGAAAATTAGATGTTTTACCCACTAATATATTCGGTGAATTaaatgatgaagatgagaaCATAAATATATTAGTACTAACCTCACAATGATTGATCCTTTAATTAATACTAGTATGATTGTATTTATGAGAGACGTCATTGTCACAAAACACATTATGGAGAAGATGATACACAAAACTTTCCACATGGCAAAATTAGATTTCCAACCTCATCAAGATAGATTCAAGACGCTAAGCAATCATGTTGATTATTACTACTACTATATCAATAGTCAAACATCAATTAGAGAAGTAATCATTATGCAACAGCCCAAGTGCAGCCACATATTCTCAAAATATCTCACATGGTAAAATTCAATGAACTTTCCTcttgttaattaattaaattaataattaaaagtgATAAGTATTGAAATGAATGGTTAATATATTAAAGCAAGTGAACAATAACATAACTTAACACACTATGGTTGTTTGTTTCTTCCCACGAAAGAAAGACAAACCGACCAAGCCTAGTTTGACCCTATGGACGGTGAAACAAGAGATGTGGTGGTGACACGTAGCAGAAGCACCTGGCACGTGTCTTTTAGATTCATGTGTGAGTGAGGGCAATTTTGGAATTATATGCAAAGAGGGAGCTATAAATAGCATCGACTTTTGTGGTGTTTGATTTCCCTTGTGATCCTTCTCCGAATCTACTCAACCGGGTCACGGAAGGTTCGAATCGGAGCTCCGAGAAATAAGACCCGCCGCCGcggtttctatttttttttgggaatTGGATCGCCCAGCACCCCCCCTTCTAGAAAGTTCGTTGTTCCGACACAATTTTTCTTGCTTGTGTTGTGTTTGAATCAGCATCATCTATCTACTCTTTTGATTCTTTTGCTTGTTGCAGTGTCTTGTTTGGTTCTGTTTTGTCACTGTAAGTGTTTTTGAGCTGCATGTTTGTTGATGATCAAGTTTAAATGTTAAACGTTGCGATTGTTGCTCTTGCGGTTGCTGAATGTGTTTTGCTTGTAAactttaatataatatttatatgtcGTGATTAGTGATTCTAATCTTTGTGTTAGTTACAAAATTTCTAATATTTATCAAAATATCTACGCAGGAcatatttactattttttttaaataatatttaggTGCCGGGTCAGAGTGGTTAAAAGTGTTTGTTTGAACTAGAGGTTGGGAGTTCGATTCGTAGGAAACACACACTTGGGAGACTTTTGGTCTTTACCAAACCTAGGTCGAACAGGATTGCCTCAAAGACGATACCTTTGGTTaaaccaaaaaatatttaatacttGGATTTCGGTATTAGTGATTCGGGTGTCTACCACACCCTAGGCTTAGGATTGTTCTACCGAATTACTCTAACACTCTAATGATTAGTATGTGCATTATAAGTAACGCATATCaatagaagttgatccaaacatgtggATCACTCTACTGCCAAAAGCCAGCAATTAACTTTTCTAGGTCACCTCTTAGTATATGCAGACTGAAGAGTATATACTATATAGTATATACTATTTGGAACTAGTTTAGGTATTGATGAGGCATCTTAAGGGATTTCCTTTTGCGTGATGATCGAAGGTTAATTTCTCTGCCGGTTATGTACATTGAAAGGGTTGGCTTGCTGCTGCAACTACTGTTTGGTTCACAATAATCAATTAATCAGTAACGGTCTTTATTTAATTTACCAGCCTGCAGGCTTGTTCAAGTTGCTAGAAGAGACAAACCTATGTTGAGTATAAGTAAGGAGGATGGACTTCATGTTCTTAAATATTGAAATATGGATAACCTAGTTCTTTGATTAATGAGTAGTGTGAATGTTCTTTTTGGTGTAGAGAATATGGCATGATCACATACTCGCTCACATGCTTCTTTGTCAATTGGAAACGAAAGAAGAAAACTCTTAGAACATGATCAAAGAAcctttcatttggtttgtaggCCCTTATAGTATCATTAGATTTTCAAATTGGTCCTTGTAGTTTGAATGGTTTTAACAAGATTATTGTACTTCTAAAATCTGTATATAGGTCTCTACAGTTTAACTAAGTTACCAACTTATTTCTTAACAAATAAAAAGCCCCCGGTCAAAGCGGCATGGAATGGCCTGCAGTAAACAATAGTTAATGGAGTCTAAATGGCGTAAGCAAGTAGCACCTATCTAAATGTTTTGGGAGTATAAGGTCCCCATTAAAAACTTCGAAACTATTAAGGCTTACTTGAAATTTTAGTGGAACTATAGGGCCTAATAGTATAATTAACCTTTTCATTTTTTGATTTTGGTAAGTTTCAGTTCTTGGAGCAGTCAGTGCCAAACTGCCCAGGTAGGCTTGTCCTTGTTGGACATCAAAATCAAGACATATACTATATTTTCATTGTTTGGAATGCATTTGATTGAGTAGTTTATTTCTTTTAACTTAGGTTGGAGTGTCTATTGGTTGGCTCCAGTATAGTTGAATTTGGTTCCGGGAGTTCTTCAAGGAATCAAGCGACTTATTCAATGCTATTGGTTCTACCCCCAGTACTACCTTGTATTTATATGTTGAATTACTGTGTCTGCACTTTTTTTCATGTGTTCCCTCATGGAGTGTTGCTGATTGGAGCTGGCCAACCTTAATTTAATTATGTTGCTGCTGCTTTCATTGAATCTGCGGCAGTGTAGAAGAAAGCAAGAGTTCATTCAGTGTTTAGCTGGCTTGGTCGGGTGACTAGAGATGGGTTTAGCGCTATTAGGGTTATTTCTAAGTATGTTTATACATGCAGGTTACTAGGCTTATTGCCTGCTTCTAGATAGCTTGTAATCTTATCCGAAGGTAGCTAGCATCATGGGAGAGGTGGCAGTAATGCACTCTGAGCCACTGCAGTTTGAGTGCAATGACATGAACCATATTACTGAGAAAGATGTTTGTAATCAACAATCAAATGAAGAGGACAGAGAGATCAATGACTTGAGGGACAGAGGATATATGGAACATGGGTAAAGTTCATCTCCATAAGCAAATCATTGCTGTTTAAGCTTTTGCAATTCCTTTTCTTTTGTCAAAACCTTAGGTTTTTCCTGCAGATGTCAACATTACCGGAGGAGATGTCGAATTAGGGCCCCCTGTTGCAATGAGATATTTGATTGTCGCCATTGTCACAATGAGGCAAAAGTGAGTTAGTTTCCTAGTAACTAGTATCTCTATAACTGTTTTTTTCCAAGCACTTCTATTTATGGTTGTTAGCTATGAAGCACGGACACCTCTTACAAATGCCGTGTTCTGGTGTCGAACACCGACAGGACACCCGTACGACACCTATAAGACACGTCAGACACTTCCTCGCCGTGTCTGattaaaaaagtatttttttatggCTCGAACACCTGAGCCGGCACCTCTTCTTGGCTGGACACCTCTAAGACACTtgtatttttaaaaaacatataatttttaaGAGTGAACTATGAAAGAAATTGCTAATTTATCActtgaagaaccggagtcaaaGGTGAATAAAGGAGTGAAAACCAATCGATAGATTACTTCATTTTTAGAATATTTAtctttttacaaagaaaacatCAAAGCAATTTCTTAAGTTTTATGACAAGagtttcataaaaaaaagtatcaagatatatatatatacatatatatagacTTTAGCCGTGTTGCGGTACCGGTGTCGTGTCGTGTCCAGGTGTTCGTGTCAGAGTCTGTGCTTCATAGGTTGTTAGCTTATTACCATAAATGACCAGGTTCCATTATATTTCATCTTTCAAGACAATCTTAGACACCTCTTTTTCTATTAGACAATATGTATAGAGCTTTCAAATTAGTCTTGAGTTTTAttaatttctatttttcttGGTCTTCTATTTCTTGGGTCATCTTGTGTCCCAACCCACAAGAAAAGGTTACGTACTCTTCGTTGAACTAAATTGAGAAGTAGGGTTAGTGAATTGTTTAATTTGGTGGAGAAACTGGAAAGTAAAATATCAGTTGATTCAACCTACTACTACCTTTTGAGGTTTTATCAAAGATTCATAGGGCTTCCTTAAGGTCTGTGCAGACTTGGATTACCGATGACTTAGAATGTAGAATGAAATGGTATCATTATCTGTAATTATTATGCTATTGCAACCCTTTTAT
This is a stretch of genomic DNA from Lotus japonicus ecotype B-129 chromosome 1, LjGifu_v1.2. It encodes these proteins:
- the LOC130727445 gene encoding uncharacterized protein LOC130727445 isoform X2, yielding MPRMEDILNLPVQDPPLPEFSAAHVNWVKLQGGRHGGDDIALIPFARVDDFVKGESSNPECPASFRVESRRKRPVGSVAKPRVDGYLEYTLYWCSYGPEDYRESDLSLEDGTSTKPASGKGSRPGRRHMMRGCLCHFTIKRLYTRPLLALIIYNQRRHVDKSGAPCHGMLDRDAVGTRAMYAPRISDELRQKVMSMLYVGMSLDNIIQHHAEVMQKQGGPQNRDDFLTRNDVRNMERTIRNSSLELQGNDEYSVKTWVQRNQKHVFYFQDNSGSESLVLGIQTDWQLQQMLRYGSNGFICFHSKFGLKKLKHPVCSLLVFDSSQNAIPVAWIIASSFVGKDIHKWIVLLSERLRAKDPRWRPNAILLDDPSFNYSIIREAFQCRILLCAWHVRRAWIKKLFKKCCNFEVQREMFRHLGWILYSTRCGPNAMDAVEELMQIFVDQCAFMDYFKSQWLPIIDMWISGIKSLPATTPEPHAAIESYHLRLKSTLLKANYANFWSRAD
- the LOC130727445 gene encoding uncharacterized protein LOC130727445 isoform X1, which codes for MPRMEDILNLPVQDPPLPEFSAAHVNWVKLQGGRHGGDDIALIPFARVDDFVKGESSNPECPASFRVESRRKRPVGSVAKPRVDGYLEYTLYWCSYGPEDYRESDLSLEDGTSTKPASGKGSRPGRRHMMRGCLCHFTIKRLYTRPLLALIIYNQRRHVDKSGAPCHGMLDRDAVGTRAMYAPRISDELRQKVMSMLYVGMSLDNIIQHHAEVMQKQGGPQNRDDFLTRNDVRNMERTIRNSSLELQGNDEYSVKTWVQRNQKHVFYFQDNSGSESLVLGIQTDWQLQQMLRYGSNGFICFHSKFGLKKLKHPVCSLLVFDSSQNAIPVAWIIASSFVGKDIHKWIVLLSERLRAKDPRWRPNAILLDDPSFNYSIIREAFQCRILLCAWHVRRAWIKKLFKKCCNFEVQREMFRHLGWILYSTRCGPNAMDAVEELMQIFVDQCAFMDYFKSQWLPIIDMWISGIKSLPATTPEPHAAIESYHLRLKSTLLKANYANFWSRADWLIHTLTTEFHSLYWLDQYSLETGYLENLRADSFSTNAWYHALHIPDVDVVLDEQNLNLAKVLSQTDRSLVYTVWNPGSEFSLCDCSWSRLGNLCKHVIKVATFCRSQQVARPLLSAQVYKQALLTLLHNPPDDPLVLDHTVLHVARLQQDIKALEDLSNSGLLQPVVPDLSSQMADNPLLFQRFP